The region TGTATAAGGTTGAGAGACAACAAGACTGTGGCAGTCAAAGtcataaagaaagaagaagattaCTATGATTGTGTCGAGCAGGAAGTATGTAACAACAACTTTTGTTCCTATTTGCCCCTATATGTGGTTTAATTAAGGTGAACTTTGACATTTGTCTCCTTAGATTCAAGCCCTGCTAAGGCTTCAAAGACTGGATCCAGAAATATGCAACATTGTCCAGATTCACGCAGCCTTTTTTGACAGAGGATATTTCTGTTTCGTCTTTGAGTACCTGGACAAAAGTCTCTTTGACTTCATGGAGGAGAACGATTTTCGTCCTCTGCCTCTAAACGCAATCAGATTTATTGTCCAACAGGTATGTCTCgctgcacttcctttttcattAATAGTCCTTTGATCTAATGTTGAAAAAGTATTatgaaagtgttttattttctttaagctTGCAATTGCACTTCAGTCTCTGAGGAGCGTGGGACTGACACACTGTGACATAAAGCTAGACAATATTATGTTAGTGGACCATGAAAAGCAGCCTTTCAGAGTCAAGCTTATCGACTTTGGCCTTGCTGGGGTTGCATCCTCTATACCACAGGGCTCAGTTATACAGGCCCTCTGTTTCAGGTAATTATTTTTACAAATCTTTAAAATCATGGAAATCTATAAACAACCAACTGTAAAAAGCAAATTAACACCCTTTTATAAGGTCTCCAGAGGTCCTTTTGGGTCTTCCGTTGACAGAGGCTGTGGACATTTGGTCTTTGGGCTGTGTGGTTGGAAAGTTACACCTTGGGAATCGGCTGTTTGATGGGTACAATGAGTATGACGTGGTAAGTATATTTGTAGTATTTGTAGTTTACTTTACTTACTTGAACTTTTCTGCAACAAACTTTTTGGTGAATATTGTGAtgtggtgttttctttacccACAGATGAGGAGCATTGTGGAGCTACTAGGTCAACCTCCAAATCGAATGCTGGATGCAGGGAAAAAAACGAAGCAATACTTTAAGAAAAGCATGTTTGCATGGAATCAATCATGGAAACTAAAGGTATCTGTGGTAGTTTGTCCAAGATATTTCTTAGGGACTCAAATTTTTTTCCCAAATTAATAGGTAGGAATGTTTCTTTTGTTGTCCTTAACTCATTTTCCGTTATCTGTTTAGACAGGCAGAAGAGCAGGACATAATTTTCTGGATTCTCTGGATGACATTTTATGCgtatgtttttccagttttcattCGTTATTCACATCCATGTAACAACACTTTCTCTATAGCataaagaatatatttacaGGGTAATTAGCTACTTTAAATCAGTTTTTATTGTTCCAGGCCTTCCCTACTAAAGGCAGTGAAAATTCAGAACTTGGTCTTTTTGTGAACATGTTAAAGAAAATGCTTGACGTAGATCCTGCTACACGCATTACTCCAGCTCAACTGCTGCAACATGGttttctgacaaacactgaGTAAGTCTCCAAAAAGATCATTCATTTCAGTCCTAAACCCCTTGATTTATCCATTTGAAAAAATTGCAGAATCTCAGATAATTCAAGTCAAGTATTTGTTGTCTTGAAGGGTGGGGACTACCTCTGAAGAGCTAGAGGTTACTGCCAGCCAGGAAACTGGACAGACGTTGCAGTCGCAGTGTGAAACCCCCCAGAAGAACCAAGAGAGCCAAttaaaaacagggcagaaaagaaaGCATGAGTCTAAAAATGATGATCCAACTTGTCACGACTCCAAGCGGCCTAAAATTCAGTCAAGGTGACACCAAGAAAGGACACAGAAATAAATGCTGTGAACTCCACTATTCAGAGGAAGTTGCCTGATGGGAAGGATGGTGGGCCTCATTGCTCCACCTCGATGGCCGTGCCCAGGTTCAGCCAAAAAACtttgaaaagaagaaggaaatatGCAGGCagtaaaggagagaaaaagtaACAGACTCTATGAAAACACATATGTTTGGggtacagtcccatctggtctttcaatcacatattcaccctgaattacaataaaggaagctgatttcattattttaaacattagtttctgttattttcaagaccataaagtgtttacagaaaaacaacaaattggtgcattcaaattaccgtattttctggactatatgtcgctccggagtttaagtcgcactagccaaaaaaatgcataataaagaagaaaaatagatatataagtcgcactggactataagtcgcattttggggggaaaattaatttgataaaatccgagaccaagaacatacgtttcatcttgaaaggcaattagcatggattagcaatagggttacggtatgctaacgtaacaaattcagctacatggcccacaacgaactgagtatgtgtgtgctttgttaacgtaacatattaacagttattcagataattatagcataaagaacatccgagcaagtttaccaaacaatcaagtctaactccatagacgaagcaccgcttcttctgcgtcgttcctcaggtacacacgcctagagcgtctcttgtggttgtcagtgtgaaaataacgaacatgtgaaattctgtaataatgtatttatttaagtcgctccggagtacaagtcgcaccccctgacaaactatgaaaaaaagtgcaacttatagtccagaaatacggtaatataattattatttgggaacttattcccttttttgttgTGCCTGAGGAAAAGTTGACCGATTTTTACTCTGTCCCATTTACTCTGCCTATTGTTGCGCACAAAATTGGATtaacaatatttaaaatgttttttcaaatattttattcttcgaagataaaaacattgcaaaaataACATAATTTAAGAGGCAAAAAAAATTTTATCCCAACTTTCTGGGCAATAGTGATATAAAGCTGATGTATAAGTAGTTTGTATACAGTTgctaaaacagacaggaaacagctaatAAATGCTTGAGATATGTTTCATAAAGATACACAACTTGTACTTGTATTcaactatttttaattaatcctgCACAATCATCAACACAATCATCCTTAGCAGATGTATGTGTTGCtctcaccagtgttttcagTATAAATCACCACAGtaattatacagaaaataatcagccaccttctctcagtgtttttctctcaggtgatcatgtttctggaccccggcagcctcggccttgagtagcataactaagatgttaaccgaataattagacaaccccctaagtatgataatttgtctgtctaggatagtaactacAACTCCAGAATTATTGACactaagctttttcaaagaggtgggttttaagtctgatcttaaaagtagcgatggagtcagcctcccgtacctggacaggaagctggttccatagcaggggggcctggtagctaaatgctcggccccccattctacctctagagactctagggaccacaagtagaccagcattctgagagcggagcagtctgttgggatgataaggtgttactagctcctccaggtaggatggagctaggcctctgaggaccttgtaggccagaagaagaattttaaaatttattCTAAATGAGATGTTATttctgacctactgacctccgacgctatataaataaagattgattggttggttggctggttggttggttggttggttggttggctggctggctggttggctggttggctggttggttggctggttggctggttggctggttggttggttggttggttggttggttgaacCACGCACCTCATTGTTCACCTAACTGCACTGTCACCAGTTCCACAACCAAGCCCAACTCCCCCTGTAGCAATACCCCTGATCCTTAAGTTAGAGCACGTAGACCTTATGACAGCGCTCATGAGAGTTGTGGATCTTTCTTGTTCGTCACTGTTTTGTACTCCTGCAACTTTGTCACAAAGGAAACGAAGATCGATATCGTTATCAGCCACTTGATGGGAGGGGCCCCAGATGCACAGCACTACACAGTGGGAACAACATCCTGTGTCTCATTCCAGGTGCTTGCTGCAGAATAAAGTCTTAAAGTGTTTGTGGTGATTGAAAAATGTGTGATTATTGTGTATGAAACCCCATAAATTACATTACATCTGTCCTTAAATCACTGCACTGGCTGCCATTGTGTCAAAGAATTTACTTCAAAATCCCGCTACTTGTCTAGAAAGCACTAATGGTATTGGGCCTAAATACATTCCAGATTTACTTGTACAATTTGAAAGATCCAGACCACTCATGTTGTCAGGAAGAGGTTTACTTGACTGTGGTTCAAAGAGTCACAAACAAAGTAAAGCAGCTTTCAGTTACTTTACAGCTTTTCCACCAAACCCTAAATACTGGCTGGGTAACATGAATATGGGTTAAAACAGATTAACAAGGGTTCAAACAGGTAAGGCAGAATGAGTGACCAGTCCATCACCATAAGAGGGCAGTGTTGCACAGTTAGAGTCGCTCCAGTAAACAGCTGTAAAAAGAGTAAACCCCTGACAACgatttatttgacatttaattgaatttaattACAAATATTTGTAAAATGTGTACATTCACGAATTACTAACTATACATTGATCTGGGCAGGTAGTCACCATTGATCTTTGTGGTTTGATTAAGTTACTACAAATTttcttaaaacatttttaaatattgcaTTTAATTATATTATAAGGTCAGTcagtctttctgtctgtctgtctctctgtctggcctgctctctctctctctgctggggAACAAACAAACTTGTTCACACAGGTAGGAAATTCCCTGTCTCCCCAAAGTACAAAGTCCAGTAGAACAGCCATGTATTAGCCTGCACGTGCTTTTTCATAGAAACCCAGGAAAGGCAAGGACAAGGCGAGGACTGTGTCAACACACTCTCAGATAGGCTGCTCCTTTACTAAAAACACTCAAGTCTTCTGTTTGAGAAGAATTTGGAACCATATCTGTGAATGATATACTGGTGAGGAGGGATatgcgcacgcgcgcacacacacacacacacagtgtaaagTGATGGGGCTGCTGTTTCCCCAAAAAGGAACATTAGTTTGTCGGGAAATCTTGAACTTCAACCAATGTTTGCAAAGCAACAACATAAACATAAATCTATTTACACCACTCCCACTACTCCCATTACATTCTCAATACTCAGTCATCAACTGCTTTTTCCCCAGCCTTCCTGTTTGGACAGCTTGcttaaacaacaaaataaatacatttgctgGTCTTTATATCCGCTCCTCATAGAATTGATGGGTCCCAGTATAacatgaggaacatgaggaatTTCAGTCAGTCCTTGAAGGAAGCAGGACTATACCTTCACCTGGTGCAGACCTCAGGTGCAATGGAGTGGCAGGGCAACTGGTGGGTTTAGGTATTCTTTCTACCTTTTCCCACTGAAGATTTGTCCTCTCCCAATAAATACTGGgtttgctgtttttctccacATACTTGCTGAGTTGCTCCTCAGCAAGTATGCTTTTATCTCCAGAGACCCTGCTCACATACATTACATTCTGTTTTTACCATAATCCCTAATCCAGATCAGTCCTTGCCTCCTTTTTGTATCTGTGCCTGTATGAACTTCATACTGATACAATCTTTAAGAGAGCATAGTATAACCCTAATAGTTCATAtagatttaattttaatttttccaCAATATTTGAATTGAAATACTCTGAACAGACTGAAAGAAAGAAGGGGATGTTGTATTTGAGAGCATCAGTCCTCCATTGTCTGAATGAAACTGGTCACGTTCTGTCATAGAAAGATGCTTAGAGTAGGCCCAGAGGCTGAAATAcaccctggatgagttgccagtccATCACTGGACCGTCTATTCTCATGCCAGCATCAGCTACCACAAAAGAAAGACGTGAAGTTGTCAGAGTTCCAAGGTCATATTGATTTGGCTCATTAAGGCTCCATATGTGTTCTGACTGTTAGACAGAGTGCATTATTGAAAGAAAGTTGATTCATCTTTAAATAGTTTTCTGGGGGAGTTATTGTTTTCACTGCAGACCGCCCATGAAATCCAAAGGTCAATCCACACGAATTACCAGGAAGATGAGAGTGCTGTTTGTTTCAGAATAACTGTAAAACTCAGTGAAGCTGCATATTTCTGAAGAACCAGTATGTAATTACGGTGCCGTGAAAGGAAACCATCCGGTTACTCCATaaattcctgtgtgtgtgtgtgtgtgtgggcgggggggggggaactgcTTGAATCACATCAGACCAAGTCGGGCAGAGCTTATGCCGCTTTCACTGGTGGGTGTTTTACCTGGAAAGTGGAGCCCATTTACATGCTGCTGGCTCAGTTGGTTCAAATAAATATAATCTGGGTGGAGATTTAGAGGAAGCAGTGATGAGtacgggtgtgtgtgaggacagaaTCACAGGATGGTGTGTGATTATTActccttgctgctgctgctgctgcaacccTGGAGTCCTGAGTGTGTTACTGCCCTGGATcaggccacagcagcagagtcctTGAGCGTGACCGCCATGCCTACCTCTGTCATTGTTATTGTCAGGCTGGTGCTAGAACAGCCTTTTTGTTACCCAGGAAGTGGGTGAGAAAAGCAGGGACTCTCCACGATGACcgggcaagtgtgtgtgtgtgtgtgtgtgtgtgtgtgtgtgtgtgtgtgcgtgggggggcaAAACAAGAAGAACAGATAAACTGGTATTCTCTAATCTGgtttcattttcacatttcaaGGACAACCGAGTGTTTCAGAAAGCAAAATCAGATAAGGAAAATCATTTTTCGGGGGGAAGTTGCTTGTTTTTGCACTCACAGCTTTTACATGATAGTTTTGATAGGgaaattaaaatctaattttagGAGACTGTGTATCACAATAAAAAGGTACAACTTTCTTATAATATTTAGGCTGTTTTAGGATTGATTTCTATTTTGCTAAAAATATAAGAGATGGAcctaacttttaaaaaaacatggatTAAATCCtctaaaatgtattaatttgTAATTAACCCACAATCAATCTTTAGACAGACAACAATTCATTTGACAAAATGTCAATGTTGATTTTGTCAAATGTCAATGTAGGTTTGAGTACTTCTTTCTTAATATTACTGGGtgtaataattttatttttttggacacAGAATTTAACTaaccatattttttttttccaccacagTTATTTtgtttccagctgctgcagcgaaCTTTATCGCAAGTTAAAAAAGTTTCAACCTCTATCTCCAAAGTCGGCCTTGTGCTTTGGCTGCTTGTCCTTGGTCTGAGATTCGATTCGACCGACTTCCGAAGGATTTCCCACGTCAGCCTGCCGCCACACATGTGCGACATCTGCGTCTACCCTCCAGTCAGTTGCTGACTTCACGTGATGCAATGACTGCGGTTGTTGTGGCGTGGGCATATCCTCCAACCCTGGAAAGTCCTCACTGACCACTTTATGTTGTGACGACTGTGAAACGACATAGGAAGCATGAGTTTCAGTTCACTTTATCGCCTATCTGATAGTTAGACTGTTTTGAGTATCACAATATTGTAAGATTGAGCGAGACATCTGCACTAAGACACCACAACAAAGCTCATATAGGTCAGGTAGTGTTTCCTTTGATGTGTCAGTAGCATGTCTCCTGTTCCATTCCACTGAATTAGGTTTCTAATAAGACATGGCTCTTCAGTCATCTCTTAATTAGAAAcaacttcatttattttaaagctaaaatctAAACCAATCAAATTGGTCTGACCTCTTCTGCGTTCAGATCCTCAAATGGTGGGAGACTTAAGCGCTGGTTTTTGCTTGCATGTGAATGCACCGCACCACAAGACCAGCGATGCTCATTGGAAATGTCAGCTTCAACTTGGTCACAACCACAGGGTTTCCTCAGGCCTGTCACAGTGGACAGATgtcttttctgaaattccagtGTACACCAGCCTCCAACTGTAAACCAGGACCTTGTGCCTCGTGCGTGGGCTGAATCAAGTGCTGAAGTGTTTAAATTCTTTAGGACAGTGAAAGACAGAGGCGGAAGCTGGCCAGCAGCATGACTGTGAGGTTTATAGGTGCCGTGGTCTCAACACTTGTGAAAACAGTGGAAAGGGAAGGTGGGGGATTTTTCTTTCTGAGATGCAGTCTCACTTTCATTAAGGAATAAGTCACACTACATGTGCTTTTCCTCACAAAATCATCCAACATACACTTTAATTTAAACAATTTCCTCCTTTCACCCTACTTTtgccatcaaatcaaatcaaatgaaatcaatctttatttataaagcatcttatacaatcaaaattgtttcaaggcgctttccagaatcccagggcctaaccccagacaagcaacagtggcaaggaaaatctcccctttaacaggaagaaaccttgagcaggaccaggctcatgtagggggaccctcctgctgatggccggctgggtagagagagaggagaagggggaggaaaggtagaggatagaataggtaggagaggagaggagaggagaggagaggagaggagaggagaggagaggagaggagaggagaggaggagaggagaggagaggagaggagaggagaggagaggagaggagaggagaggagaggagaggcacagaacacagaaacacacacaaaaatacactatacaacgggtcagtgGGGCttgaggtcatcatgcagctccgaaaggcggcgatacctgtaaataaacagggggggggggggggggggagaagcagaaaaactacacaggaatcatcataactagtctgcttgatgaggaggaggaaaggagaggaaaggagaggagaggaaaccatgacccagtggggtgacagaggcctgtcaggtgatcatgtttctggaccccggcagccttggcctataacagcatagctagaatgtgacctaatgattagacgaccccctaagtatgataatttttctatctatgatagtaactggaactacaaaattaacaacaataagctttttcaaagaggtaggttttaagtctgatcttaaaactagcaatggagtcagcctcccgtacctggacagggagctggttctatagcaggggggcctggtagctaaatactcgggcccccattctactcctagaaactctgggaaccacaagtagatcagcattctgagagcggagcggtctattgggctggtaaggtatcactagctcctccaggtaggatggaactaggcctctgaggaccttgtaggtcaaaagaagggttttaaaaattattctaaatttaacgggcagccaatgaagcgacgccagtacaggagtcatgtgatctcttttgtcaatacctgtcagaactctggctgcagcattttggatcagctggaggcttcttaaagagttgtttggacaccctgataataaagaattacaatattccagcctggaagtaacaaaagcatgaattaacttttcagcatcatgccgcgtcagtagcttcctgatctttgtgatgttcctcaagtgaaaaaaggcacttctagagactaatttaatgtgtgagttgaaggagagattttgatcaaaagttgctcctagattcctcacagagagactagatgttaatgagataccatctagagtgatcatgtgatgtaatctatccctgagaggttcaggaccaaacaccatgacctcagtttttcctgagttaaggaggaggaaatttgaagacatccaggactttatgtctttaagacaggtctgaagcttcactaacttctctgtctcctctggtttcatggataaataaagctgagtgtcatcaacataacaatgaaaatttatcccatgctgccgaataatgttccctaagggaagcatgtccaaggtgaagaggattggtccaagtacagaaccttgaggaaccccatggctaaccttactgtatgaagagggaacaccatggacatgagcaaactggtatctatcagataaatatgatctaaaccagtctagtgctgtccctttaatgccaatcacatgttccagtctctgtaacaggatgctgtgatcaactgtatcaaaagcagcactgaggtccagcagaaccagcatagagaccagtccatgatctgaagctatgagaagatcattagtaactttaagaagtgccatTTCTGTGCtttgatgagctctaaagcctgactgaaacatctcaaacaggctgttcctctgcaggtgctcacCACAACtagagtcaccacaaccttctcaagaactttagagataaaaggaaggttggatatcggcctataatttgttAATACGTCAGGacccagtgatgtttttttaagcaacggcttgatcactgccaccttgtaggaccggggtacataacctgtcactaaagaaccattgatctggtccaggatagaactgcctatcaatggtaaaacatccttcaacaggtgtgttgggatgggatctaaaagacacgtggtggtcttggatttctgaattagcgaagacgcctcagaaaaatatatagggctgaaggagtgtaagggctcgttggagaacctgtatgttcccacagtcagcacatctggtgatggtccagttgttgggatggcctggttagctttctctctgatagctagaactttatcagtgaagaagctcatgaagtcttcaccactaagggaagaagggatacgtggatctaaaacactgtgactcttggttaatttggccacagtgctgaaaagaaacctggggttgctcttattttcctcaattaaagaaaaaaaataagctgttctagccttacggagggcctttttgtaaactaatagacagtctttccaggctacatgatagctgtctattttacaagaattttattatttattttacatccaATTTCATATGTCACACACTTTGGCTGAttcattttctctcatttctgtgCATTTCTGAAGACAAATGCTGAAGGTAAACATATATTATTTATGAAGCACAGATGCACATGAATCCCTCGCCAGGAGAAAAAAATAGCACAGCACATTAAATAAGGCGCTTTGTCATACTGAAATGAGAACAGCAACTACAAAGATTCTACCGATTGCTTGTCCATAACCGGCACTGTGAAAGAAAAATCATCGATAAAAGTGATGCAAGCGTCTATTAGTCTGCACTTTTTGCCACTAATTCATATCTTAGATGCAAATCCACAAGTACACTCAACAGTAAATTGCACAGCGGCTGAGTGCCATTGATTTGTTCCAAGCTTTGAACATGTTGGGAATTTATATTTAGATAACGATCAGCCTCAAAGTCATCTATTTCTGGAGGGAACTGTGGAGACTGCATCGTTTAATGCGTTCCTAATGCCAATGCAGATCAATGCTGGGTGATGAGGTGCTGTAGCCAGATGTTTTTGATAAACGTGTCAAGTTCAGGATGACCGAAAGGtgagtggaaaaaaacacattcatgacTGTGATTGTTGTGTTATTAagcaaaatgttgttttttttaaggaaaaggCATCATTTCAGCTTAAATATCTGCAGGCGTGCGCACAATGCACCA is a window of Takifugu flavidus isolate HTHZ2018 chromosome 21, ASM371156v2, whole genome shotgun sequence DNA encoding:
- the LOC130518700 gene encoding homeodomain-interacting protein kinase 2-like encodes the protein MAHGYQHLCPYPSAYEHNIVEIGSILYSRQTNYLVQSILGEGAFGKVVKCIRLRDNKTVAVKVIKKEEDYYDCVEQEIQALLRLQRLDPEICNIVQIHAAFFDRGYFCFVFEYLDKSLFDFMEENDFRPLPLNAIRFIVQQLAIALQSLRSVGLTHCDIKLDNIMLVDHEKQPFRVKLIDFGLAGVASSIPQGSVIQALCFRSPEVLLGLPLTEAVDIWSLGCVVGKLHLGNRLFDGYNEYDVMRSIVELLGQPPNRMLDAGKKTKQYFKKSMFAWNQSWKLKTGRRAGHNFLDSLDDILCAFPTKGSENSELGLFVNMLKKMLDVDPATRITPAQLLQHGFLTNTEVGTTSEELEVTASQETGQTLQSQCETPQKNQESQLKTGQKRKHESKNDDPTCHDSKRPKIQSR